One region of Rhodophyticola sp. CCM32 genomic DNA includes:
- a CDS encoding 2'-deoxycytidine 5'-triphosphate deaminase, with protein MQGVLPDHIIRAMIDRGEITAALPPTADQIQPASLDLRLGTTAYRVRASFLAGGDAPVAERLTEFEMHKVDLTGGAVLEKGCVYVVPLMEALALPDNVSAVANAKSSTGRLDLLTRAITDGGVEFDRIGPGYTGPLYAEICPRSFSVLVRPGMRLNQVRFRSGQAVLSDADLRARHGESPLVSGIPVIDDGLGFSVDLQPATGDLVGYRAKPHTGVIDLDRIAGYDPADFWEDVRSSEGRIILDPGAFYILVSREAVTIPPDCAAEMSPYLAMVGEFRVHYAGFFDPGFGHAKAGGTGARGVLEVRCHEAPFVLEHGQVVGRLVYEKMAALPDRLYGADMASNYQGQGLKLSKHFKM; from the coding sequence ATGCAGGGCGTTCTGCCAGACCACATAATCCGCGCGATGATCGACCGGGGCGAAATCACCGCCGCGCTGCCACCCACGGCGGATCAGATCCAACCGGCCAGCCTTGATCTGCGCCTTGGCACAACCGCCTATCGGGTGCGCGCCTCGTTTCTGGCCGGCGGCGATGCGCCCGTGGCCGAGAGGCTGACCGAATTTGAAATGCACAAGGTCGATCTGACCGGCGGCGCCGTGCTGGAAAAGGGCTGCGTCTATGTGGTGCCGCTGATGGAGGCCTTGGCGCTTCCCGATAATGTCAGCGCGGTCGCCAATGCCAAAAGCTCCACCGGGCGGCTTGATCTTCTGACCCGGGCAATCACCGATGGCGGGGTGGAATTCGACCGTATCGGCCCCGGCTATACCGGCCCGCTTTATGCCGAGATCTGCCCCCGTTCATTCAGTGTTCTTGTCCGCCCGGGCATGCGGCTCAACCAGGTCCGGTTCCGATCCGGGCAGGCGGTGCTCAGCGATGCGGATCTGCGCGCGCGCCACGGGGAAAGCCCGCTGGTCTCGGGCATACCGGTGATAGATGACGGTCTGGGCTTTTCCGTCGATCTGCAACCGGCCACCGGCGATCTGGTCGGCTATCGCGCCAAACCCCATACCGGCGTGATCGATCTGGACAGAATCGCAGGCTACGACCCGGCGGATTTCTGGGAAGATGTGCGCAGCTCCGAGGGGCGTATCATCCTCGACCCCGGCGCTTTCTATATTCTCGTCAGCCGCGAGGCGGTCACCATCCCCCCCGATTGCGCAGCCGAAATGTCCCCCTATCTGGCGATGGTCGGCGAATTCCGCGTGCATTACGCAGGGTTTTTCGACCCCGGTTTCGGCCATGCAAAAGCTGGCGGCACCGGCGCGCGCGGGGTGCTGGAGGTCCGCTGCCACGAAGCCCCCTTCGTGCTGGAACACGGCCAGGTTGTGGGCCGCCTGGTTTATGAGAAAATGGCCGCCCTGCCCGACCGGCTCTATGGCGCCGACATGGCCTCGAACTATCAGGGCCAGGGGCTGAAACTCTCCAAACATTTCAAAATGTAA